One genomic region from Bradyrhizobium icense encodes:
- a CDS encoding porin, giving the protein MKMAKSLFLGSTAALIALGGAQAADLPVKAKAVEYVKICTLYGAGFYYIPGTDTCIRLGGYLRAETTFGTSYHHDAPNSGVGGARNRLSEYYSARSRQDLFVDTRTATEYGVVRTFAEFAWTYTGGTYSGTGTGGTAYTTSLGNQVAQGTPGFYQAFMQFAGFTFGKAASQFSTNWGQYAANSYELPGAGGWDRANQIAYTFEFGQGISASISAEDQVSRNQLAIWNVSSATAAGLATGAYGANDIGGARAPDLVASVTVDQAWGYFKASFAAHDNHAAYYGASELTGHPDDKWGWAGQLGLSIKNVPTGPGDTINMSGVYTNGASRYNFHDYTAAPSFAMYGGTGLVGAYQSVGLAGVSDSVFVAGSGQELTTTYGFQGGYTHNWNPYWASSIFGAYAAVRYNNTAKGYICGAFVANLALSTGLAGCNPDFNYSVIGTRTIWTPVKNLAFTAELAYTMLDQKHASGSTVALPAQAAIAKPGGTYELKDQNALTLLIRAQRNF; this is encoded by the coding sequence ATGAAGATGGCGAAGAGCCTTTTTCTAGGTTCGACGGCGGCTCTGATCGCCTTGGGTGGGGCGCAGGCGGCCGATCTCCCCGTCAAGGCTAAAGCAGTTGAGTACGTTAAGATCTGCACCCTGTATGGTGCTGGGTTCTACTACATCCCGGGCACTGACACTTGCATCAGGTTAGGCGGATATCTGCGTGCTGAAACGACATTCGGCACGAGCTACCATCATGACGCACCAAATAGTGGTGTGGGTGGCGCGCGCAACCGCTTGAGCGAATATTACAGCGCGCGCTCTCGTCAAGACCTGTTCGTTGATACGCGTACCGCGACCGAGTATGGTGTCGTCCGCACGTTCGCCGAATTCGCTTGGACCTATACAGGGGGTACCTACAGCGGTACCGGCACTGGCGGGACGGCGTATACGACGTCACTAGGAAATCAGGTCGCGCAGGGTACTCCCGGCTTCTATCAGGCCTTCATGCAGTTCGCTGGCTTTACGTTCGGTAAGGCAGCTTCGCAGTTCAGCACTAATTGGGGCCAGTATGCGGCGAACTCTTACGAGTTGCCGGGCGCTGGCGGTTGGGATAGGGCGAATCAGATTGCCTATACCTTTGAATTCGGGCAAGGCATCTCGGCCTCCATCTCGGCCGAGGATCAGGTTTCCCGTAACCAGCTCGCGATCTGGAATGTAAGCTCAGCGACGGCTGCGGGACTGGCCACTGGTGCGTACGGAGCCAACGACATCGGTGGTGCGCGAGCTCCAGACCTCGTCGCGTCGGTCACTGTTGACCAGGCTTGGGGTTACTTCAAAGCTTCGTTCGCCGCCCATGACAATCATGCTGCCTACTATGGTGCGTCCGAGCTCACCGGCCACCCGGATGACAAGTGGGGCTGGGCGGGTCAGTTGGGCTTGTCGATCAAGAACGTTCCGACTGGTCCGGGTGATACGATCAACATGTCGGGCGTCTATACGAACGGTGCAAGCCGTTACAATTTCCACGACTATACGGCGGCACCCAGCTTCGCGATGTACGGAGGCACGGGTCTCGTAGGTGCTTACCAAAGCGTCGGCCTCGCTGGTGTGTCTGACTCGGTGTTCGTGGCCGGCTCCGGCCAGGAGCTAACTACGACCTACGGCTTCCAGGGTGGCTACACCCACAACTGGAATCCGTACTGGGCCAGCAGCATCTTCGGCGCGTATGCTGCTGTGCGCTACAACAATACTGCCAAAGGCTATATCTGCGGCGCGTTCGTAGCAAACCTCGCGCTTTCGACAGGTCTTGCAGGCTGCAATCCCGACTTTAACTACTCGGTGATTGGTACGAGGACGATTTGGACTCCGGTCAAGAACCTGGCCTTCACGGCCGAACTCGCGTACACGATGCTCGACCAAAAGCATGCGAGCGGAAGCACGGTGGCTCTGCCAGCTCAGGCAGCTATCGCCAAGCCGGGTGGCACGTATGAGCTGAAGGACCAGAACGCCCTCACGCTGCTGATCCGCGCTCAGCGCAACTTCTAA
- a CDS encoding Crp/Fnr family transcriptional regulator, translating to MTDHAPAVREALEVPGAAALTRTSDAHRMLPWRGAGRSSTRRFLKNEILARISLQELAAVGEFLEPIVIRERMVLQEPKRSLDHVYFIESGLISVRIVAAESVLETAVIGYGGAIGASLLFGPHLATHQSVVLFPGSAHRIRVEDLGRVMHDCAEIREHLLRYVHALNLHCAQTGLCGVRHDREKRLAWWLCSASDALDADVLLTHDYLSSVLALRRAGVTTNPIRRTRIDSENSRRVAD from the coding sequence ATGACCGACCACGCACCCGCCGTCCGCGAAGCGCTTGAAGTCCCCGGCGCCGCGGCTCTCACGCGGACCTCCGATGCACATCGGATGCTTCCGTGGCGCGGTGCGGGCCGCTCTAGTACGCGGCGATTTCTCAAAAACGAGATTCTGGCGAGGATTTCTCTTCAAGAGCTCGCGGCAGTAGGCGAGTTCCTTGAGCCAATAGTTATAAGAGAACGCATGGTGCTGCAAGAACCGAAAAGGTCACTCGATCACGTCTATTTTATAGAGTCGGGACTTATCTCCGTTAGGATTGTCGCGGCGGAAAGCGTTCTTGAAACAGCGGTGATAGGATATGGCGGAGCTATCGGCGCTTCGCTCTTGTTCGGACCGCATCTTGCGACGCATCAATCTGTTGTGCTCTTTCCGGGAAGCGCGCACAGAATTCGTGTCGAGGATCTGGGACGAGTGATGCACGATTGCGCTGAAATTCGAGAACATCTTCTCCGGTACGTCCATGCACTGAACTTGCATTGCGCTCAGACCGGATTGTGCGGCGTGCGACACGATCGCGAGAAACGGCTCGCGTGGTGGTTGTGTTCGGCGAGTGACGCCCTTGATGCTGATGTGCTGCTTACACATGATTACCTCTCTTCCGTTCTAGCATTGCGCCGCGCTGGGGTAACAACTAATCCGATTCGAAGAACAAGGATTGATTCGGAAAACTCGCGGCGTGTTGCGGATTGA
- a CDS encoding D-2-hydroxyacid dehydrogenase, which produces MTDSRPAAEDAITVLIHDPESDHYVSMIRRRFPDIRVLCAKDAQFLQCHVPEADIILTSPSRFPVRLFEKARRLRWVQTTVAGVEAFLPIRDRMSDLIVTNARGIHGELIADFVMTGIGMMQWDFPGLMREQSRKEWRPRCVPPLAERTLGVVGLGSVGAAIARRGKSAGMTIIGSKRDVSEAIAGVDRLVPPHGLPELLQLSDFIVLAVPHLPETTRLIGREQLQLMRRSAFLINIARGSVVAESELIEALQAGTIAGALLDVFEREPLPVDSPLWTMPNVIVAPHVAGYPSDYTARVFEIFGENLQRFIEKRPLRNVVDLNRGY; this is translated from the coding sequence ATGACAGACTCCAGGCCTGCGGCAGAAGATGCCATCACCGTCCTCATCCATGATCCCGAATCCGATCATTATGTATCGATGATCCGTAGGCGCTTTCCCGATATCCGCGTGTTGTGCGCCAAAGATGCGCAGTTTCTACAATGTCATGTGCCAGAGGCTGACATTATTTTGACTAGCCCCTCGCGTTTTCCTGTCCGGCTCTTTGAAAAAGCGCGTCGACTGCGCTGGGTGCAGACCACCGTCGCAGGCGTTGAAGCGTTCCTGCCGATCCGCGACCGCATGAGTGACCTCATCGTTACGAATGCTCGGGGTATTCATGGCGAACTCATCGCTGATTTTGTAATGACGGGTATCGGCATGATGCAGTGGGATTTCCCGGGGCTTATGCGGGAGCAGTCTCGAAAGGAGTGGCGTCCGCGATGTGTCCCGCCATTGGCGGAGCGGACGCTCGGCGTGGTCGGGCTCGGTTCAGTTGGTGCTGCAATCGCTCGCCGCGGCAAAAGCGCGGGAATGACGATAATCGGCTCAAAACGAGACGTGAGCGAGGCTATCGCGGGCGTCGACAGGCTCGTCCCACCGCATGGCCTTCCCGAGCTCTTGCAGCTATCCGACTTCATTGTCCTTGCCGTTCCCCACCTTCCGGAAACAACCCGGCTAATCGGTCGCGAGCAGCTGCAGCTCATGCGCCGCAGCGCCTTCTTGATAAACATCGCCCGCGGCTCCGTGGTTGCCGAAAGCGAGCTCATCGAGGCGCTCCAGGCAGGCACCATCGCCGGAGCCCTCCTCGACGTGTTTGAGCGAGAACCGCTCCCCGTCGATAGCCCGCTCTGGACCATGCCTAATGTCATAGTTGCACCCCATGTCGCTGGTTACCCGAGCGACTACACCGCTCGCGTGTTCGAGATTTTCGGTGAGAATTTGCAGCGTTTCATCGAAAAGAGACCCCTCCGTAATGTGGTCGATCTGAATCGGGGCTACTGA
- a CDS encoding extracellular solute-binding protein yields MKRRTFLKLATAATAVLATPYVHARSNKFAGITLRVNGFGGAWDEALMKSVAAPLDEKYGLKVQFIAANQSADVVKLIANKDNPPYDLFQADSALMVELLRAGIIQEIGTTDVPKVRRILPNFREYDGYGVPFSVYTVVPVYNSKYIKQPLTSYSDIARADLQGRVVIPAPTFDAGNLYFLGLAEENGGSVSDMEPAYKILEAAKQNIVALAQTSVAEIQMFQNEEVYAGIFFDGRAYELRSKDTPIETVVPAKGFYSVSTYMNVVKSMGHPEAVHAFAEQLLSDEGMLGLPRAIRYGVTTDVKLPEEIRKDLLLDSPERNALKKKVDWKRWIAGRSARLERVNKIVRT; encoded by the coding sequence ATGAAAAGACGAACGTTTTTGAAGCTCGCGACGGCTGCCACGGCCGTTCTAGCCACGCCCTACGTTCACGCTCGGTCGAACAAGTTTGCTGGCATTACGCTGCGTGTGAACGGGTTCGGCGGCGCCTGGGACGAAGCCCTTATGAAGAGCGTGGCCGCGCCACTTGATGAGAAGTATGGGCTCAAGGTTCAATTCATCGCTGCCAATCAATCAGCAGATGTCGTCAAACTGATCGCGAACAAGGACAATCCGCCATACGACTTGTTTCAGGCTGATAGCGCCCTCATGGTCGAACTGCTTAGGGCCGGCATCATCCAGGAGATCGGGACGACAGACGTTCCCAAGGTTCGGCGTATCCTTCCGAACTTTCGCGAATACGACGGCTACGGTGTGCCATTCAGTGTCTACACCGTCGTCCCAGTGTACAATTCAAAATACATCAAGCAGCCGCTCACCTCATACTCAGATATTGCGCGGGCCGATCTGCAGGGTCGCGTGGTCATTCCAGCGCCGACTTTCGACGCCGGCAATCTCTATTTTCTTGGCTTAGCCGAGGAAAATGGGGGCTCAGTCTCGGACATGGAGCCCGCGTATAAGATTCTGGAGGCCGCGAAGCAGAACATTGTCGCGCTAGCGCAGACTAGCGTAGCCGAAATACAGATGTTCCAGAACGAAGAAGTGTATGCAGGCATCTTCTTTGACGGTCGCGCCTACGAGTTGCGCAGCAAGGATACCCCAATTGAGACGGTCGTTCCTGCTAAAGGCTTCTACTCCGTCAGCACGTACATGAACGTGGTTAAGAGCATGGGGCATCCGGAAGCCGTACACGCGTTTGCTGAGCAGTTGCTCTCTGACGAAGGCATGCTCGGATTACCTCGGGCAATTCGGTATGGCGTAACTACCGACGTCAAGTTGCCGGAAGAGATCCGCAAAGATCTGTTGCTCGACTCGCCTGAGCGCAATGCCCTGAAGAAGAAAGTTGATTGGAAAAGATGGATTGCAGGCCGCAGCGCCCGACTCGAGCGGGTCAACAAAATAGTGCGAACGTAG
- a CDS encoding M24 family metallopeptidase: MNEPKRPFSSAEMTQRVNNTKHRMQASGVDLLLVSCPANTFYLSGYDACSYYTHQMLIVSLAEDEPILVVRNIDELGALLTVYMKPENVLSYGDEFVGSESSHPMEFIASIIRSRKLSAKIISVEMDNYYYSARSHAVLTAQLPNSQFKDADRLVNWVRAIKSPSELEYMMQAGKISTQAMHDAVNEIAPGVRQSQVAAKIYYREIYGDDDHSGEYICKPPLLPAGRLSATPHLTWVDAAHKQGELTSIELGACRHRYHAPLARAVHLGRPPARLKDTANILIEGLTAVVESVRPGMTCGEVEGAWRRVINRHGLLKESRIGYPVGIGYPPTWGELTYSLRPSDRTVLKPNMTFHCIPGIWTDEWGLMISESLRVTESGAQCFCEFPRELIVK; this comes from the coding sequence ATGAACGAACCGAAAAGACCGTTTTCAAGTGCCGAAATGACTCAGCGGGTCAACAACACGAAACATAGAATGCAAGCGTCAGGCGTTGACCTCCTGCTTGTCAGCTGTCCTGCGAACACCTTTTATCTCTCGGGCTACGATGCCTGCTCATACTATACTCATCAGATGCTGATCGTTTCTCTCGCTGAAGATGAGCCGATCTTGGTGGTACGAAACATCGACGAGCTTGGTGCACTGCTGACGGTCTACATGAAGCCGGAGAACGTGCTTTCCTATGGAGACGAATTTGTAGGTTCCGAGTCATCGCATCCCATGGAGTTTATTGCCTCTATCATTCGCTCGAGAAAATTGAGCGCAAAGATCATCTCGGTCGAGATGGACAACTACTATTACTCGGCGCGTTCACACGCAGTGCTCACGGCTCAATTACCAAATTCGCAGTTCAAGGACGCTGATCGACTTGTCAACTGGGTCAGAGCCATCAAGTCGCCCAGTGAACTCGAATATATGATGCAAGCCGGAAAAATCTCAACCCAGGCAATGCATGATGCCGTAAATGAAATTGCCCCTGGCGTGAGACAAAGCCAGGTTGCAGCAAAGATTTACTATAGAGAGATATACGGCGATGATGACCATTCTGGAGAGTACATTTGTAAGCCGCCGTTGCTGCCGGCCGGTCGGCTATCGGCAACACCTCATTTGACGTGGGTAGATGCTGCGCACAAGCAGGGCGAATTGACCAGTATTGAGCTCGGTGCATGCCGGCATCGTTATCATGCCCCTCTGGCAAGGGCGGTTCACCTAGGCAGGCCACCGGCACGACTTAAGGACACGGCAAATATATTGATTGAAGGTTTGACGGCGGTTGTCGAATCCGTCCGTCCAGGTATGACGTGCGGCGAAGTTGAGGGTGCTTGGCGGCGGGTCATCAATCGTCACGGGTTGCTCAAAGAGAGTCGGATTGGTTATCCTGTTGGAATTGGATATCCGCCGACATGGGGTGAACTCACCTATAGTCTACGGCCATCAGACCGGACCGTCCTCAAGCCAAATATGACATTCCATTGCATACCCGGAATCTGGACCGATGAGTGGGGTTTGATGATCAGTGAATCGCTTCGGGTGACCGAGAGCGGAGCCCAATGCTTCTGTGAGTTCCCACGAGAACTCATCGTCAAGTGA
- a CDS encoding twin-arginine translocation signal domain-containing protein, with amino-acid sequence MKRRTFLKFGTVAAAGALGAPYVHAQSKKFAGITLRIKDTVDFTMNHS; translated from the coding sequence ATGAAGCGGCGAACATTCTTGAAGTTCGGGACAGTGGCCGCGGCCGGCGCTCTGGGTGCACCTTACGTCCATGCGCAATCGAAGAAGTTTGCCGGTATTACATTGCGCATAAAGGATACGGTGGATTTTACGATGAATCATTCATGA
- a CDS encoding gamma-glutamyltransferase, with translation MRLLGKVNSQKPAYTFFLTPSASPVGRQPVPPPADRSDPLIDPVAYLARKTAASSMRDTYCADQRRICLPPDLLSPDRLRKLALQAGPTMSVAGGGDTSTLVVVDAAGCAVSWVQSLFESFGSGIVCPSHGLVLHNRAMLERLDNDPVRGLRAGFRTFHTLCPALVTGTGAWNSPSPRRETRASRVLQVIRRHFEQGLDIQSAIEWPRLRHDDGRVGYAGEQMPFQVERCADQSRLDSKAS, from the coding sequence GTGCGTCTCCTCGGTAAGGTAAACTCACAGAAACCTGCTTACACGTTCTTTCTGACACCCTCTGCTAGCCCTGTCGGAAGGCAGCCAGTGCCGCCGCCCGCTGATCGATCGGATCCGCTCATCGATCCTGTTGCTTATCTGGCGCGGAAAACCGCAGCATCTTCTATGCGCGACACCTACTGCGCTGACCAGCGAAGGATCTGTCTGCCGCCAGACCTGCTCTCTCCCGACCGTCTCAGGAAATTGGCGCTTCAAGCAGGACCTACCATGAGCGTCGCGGGCGGTGGCGACACGTCGACATTGGTTGTCGTAGATGCCGCTGGGTGCGCTGTGTCGTGGGTCCAATCGTTGTTCGAGTCCTTTGGCTCTGGGATTGTCTGCCCAAGTCACGGACTCGTCCTGCACAATCGCGCCATGCTCGAGCGCCTCGACAACGATCCGGTGCGCGGTCTCCGTGCCGGGTTTCGTACCTTCCATACGCTCTGCCCCGCTCTGGTGACTGGGACAGGGGCGTGGAACTCGCCATCGCCACGCCGGGAGACCAGGGCCAGCCGCGTGCTCCAGGTCATACGACGCCATTTCGAGCAGGGGCTGGACATCCAGTCCGCTATTGAGTGGCCGCGCTTGCGCCACGACGACGGGCGGGTTGGTTATGCTGGAGAGCAGATGCCCTTCCAAGTGGAACGATGTGCTGACCAAAGCCGGCTGGACAGTAAAGCGAGTTGA
- a CDS encoding M24 family metallopeptidase, which translates to MAMPKGPQAFPRSEYLRRLSVVKAEMERREIGVLIVTVSPNITYLTGYTARSGYVPQGLIVSLKNEEPTFVVRRCDAPSAIYEMFIDRNRIIGYPETLIGNPEMDGFDAVIDFLHDNGLASGGVGLETKFLAQQSVEKFKIRMPQATIRDFSGCITWTRLIKSDLEIVVMKEAAAIADAGILRAKEVIRPGVREADAAAEIIATLVRGVNGKPGTDVSDFHLCASPLSATPHTRWSEDVLHQGSQVNFEFGAVRYGYVSALSRTFMIGKPSERLRRVHEGEVAGMEAALAAVRPGVTCGDIATAFNTTIKKHGFEKETRCGYSIGIDWLEPTASIKEGDPTVLQPNMTFHLLLNNWIDEDFGYALSETFRVTETGAEVFTTLPREIFVM; encoded by the coding sequence ATGGCGATGCCTAAGGGGCCCCAAGCGTTTCCGCGGAGCGAATACCTGAGACGTCTGTCCGTAGTTAAGGCAGAAATGGAACGGCGCGAAATCGGGGTGCTGATTGTCACCGTCTCGCCGAACATCACCTATTTGACCGGCTACACCGCCAGATCCGGGTATGTTCCTCAAGGTCTGATCGTCTCTCTGAAAAACGAAGAGCCCACGTTTGTAGTGCGTCGTTGTGATGCGCCGTCGGCGATATATGAGATGTTCATCGATAGAAATCGGATCATCGGCTATCCCGAGACGCTTATCGGCAATCCCGAAATGGATGGCTTTGATGCTGTGATCGACTTCCTACACGACAATGGCCTAGCCAGCGGCGGTGTCGGGCTGGAGACAAAATTCCTGGCACAGCAGTCGGTGGAAAAATTCAAAATCAGAATGCCGCAAGCCACGATACGGGATTTTAGCGGCTGCATTACCTGGACTCGCCTGATCAAGTCCGATCTCGAAATTGTTGTTATGAAAGAAGCCGCCGCCATTGCCGATGCGGGAATCCTACGCGCGAAGGAGGTTATCCGTCCAGGCGTGAGAGAAGCTGATGCGGCCGCAGAGATCATTGCCACGTTGGTTCGTGGCGTCAATGGCAAGCCCGGCACAGACGTTTCGGACTTTCACCTGTGCGCCTCCCCGCTTTCGGCCACACCCCATACTCGGTGGAGTGAAGATGTTCTTCACCAGGGGTCGCAAGTTAACTTCGAATTCGGTGCTGTGCGCTACGGCTATGTCTCAGCACTGAGTCGTACGTTCATGATCGGAAAGCCCTCAGAGCGCCTGCGCCGTGTTCACGAGGGTGAAGTTGCCGGTATGGAAGCCGCCCTCGCAGCCGTCAGGCCCGGAGTTACCTGCGGCGATATCGCAACGGCTTTCAACACCACGATCAAAAAGCATGGCTTCGAGAAAGAGACGCGGTGTGGCTACTCCATTGGAATCGATTGGCTTGAACCGACAGCCAGCATCAAGGAAGGCGATCCGACTGTCTTGCAGCCGAACATGACCTTCCACCTGCTGCTCAACAATTGGATCGATGAAGATTTCGGCTATGCTCTCAGCGAGACGTTCAGGGTTACCGAAACTGGCGCAGAAGTGTTCACGACTCTCCCGCGAGAGATTTTCGTGATGTAA
- a CDS encoding RidA family protein, with amino-acid sequence MSLEQGVMAARLCGLNLVAQITDAAAGDLSLIKKIQRVTGYVRCARDFEEIPQVINGCSELLIEIFGPEVGAHTRTSIGVFALPRQFAVECDAIVELI; translated from the coding sequence TTGAGCCTGGAACAAGGCGTGATGGCAGCTCGCCTATGCGGACTCAATCTGGTGGCACAAATCACCGATGCAGCGGCCGGTGACCTTTCATTGATCAAGAAGATCCAACGAGTGACAGGCTATGTGCGTTGCGCCCGGGACTTTGAGGAGATTCCGCAAGTCATCAATGGATGTTCAGAGCTTTTAATCGAGATATTTGGTCCAGAGGTTGGCGCTCACACAAGGACGAGCATTGGCGTATTTGCCCTTCCGAGACAGTTCGCCGTGGAATGTGATGCAATAGTAGAATTGATTTGA
- a CDS encoding N-formylglutamate amidohydrolase, translating into MSERGSFYLDDGDPSPVDIVGGEVDSEFFLICEHAGRRVPRCLGDLGVHSSEMERHIAYDVGAEAVSRRLASALHAPLYIQPYSRLVIDCNRPLEATDLIPEVSDGAEIPRNLALTPEERMLRFEKIHRPFHEAVSGGLDRVVARGRKPILLTIHSFTPIMRRTGKVRKIELCICFNRDDRLAKAMLSEVQARYPGVKVALNDPYPVSDMLDYAIPVHGERRGIPHVLLEIRSDLISDEVGEARWTDIVSKTFRAAVAKLKPVQS; encoded by the coding sequence ATGAGCGAGCGCGGCAGCTTTTATCTGGATGATGGTGATCCGTCGCCAGTGGATATCGTTGGTGGAGAGGTTGATAGCGAATTCTTCCTCATATGCGAGCACGCAGGAAGAAGAGTTCCGAGATGTCTCGGAGATCTCGGGGTCCACAGCAGCGAGATGGAGAGGCATATTGCGTACGACGTGGGAGCAGAAGCCGTGTCCCGTCGGCTCGCTAGCGCTCTTCATGCTCCGCTATACATCCAACCCTACAGCAGACTTGTGATCGACTGCAATCGCCCGCTCGAAGCCACGGACTTGATTCCGGAGGTGAGCGACGGCGCGGAAATCCCCAGGAACCTTGCATTGACGCCGGAAGAGCGAATGCTCCGATTTGAGAAAATCCACCGGCCGTTTCACGAGGCGGTTTCAGGTGGTCTGGATCGTGTCGTAGCGCGTGGGCGAAAACCAATACTGCTGACAATCCACAGCTTTACGCCGATCATGAGGCGAACGGGCAAAGTGCGTAAGATTGAGCTTTGCATATGTTTTAATAGGGATGATCGGCTCGCAAAAGCCATGCTCTCGGAAGTACAAGCTCGATATCCGGGCGTGAAAGTTGCCCTCAACGATCCCTATCCGGTCAGTGATATGTTGGATTACGCAATACCTGTGCATGGAGAGCGCCGAGGAATCCCACATGTTCTCCTTGAAATTAGAAGCGATCTTATTTCTGACGAGGTCGGAGAAGCGCGTTGGACCGATATTGTTTCCAAGACATTCCGCGCTGCTGTAGCGAAGCTGAAGCCTGTCCAATCATAA
- a CDS encoding M20 aminoacylase family protein, with translation MKVIPEIQAAQAEIKALRRWFHAHPELGFEETETSDLIAKTLEGYGIEVHRGLARTGVVGVLRSGGGNRAIGLRADMDALPMQEMNTFAHRSQYPGKMHACGHDGHMAMLLGAARHLARTRDFDGTVVFIFSPAEENGSGAKVMVDEGIFEKFPVDAVFGLHNWPGVPANSFGLRPGSILAACADFDIRIKGVGAHAVLPHNGKDPVLTAAHVVTALQGIITRSKRPIDTAVLTVAKFHGGEVRNSIPDVVELAGTARAFNESTLDLIVSRMQRIVENTAAAHDCQAKLTVARYPATVNSTEETHFAAEVMRSIVGGEKVDADIEPVIGTEDFAWMLRARPGAYALLGAGNGEHRDPGHGSGPCDLHNTSYDFNDDILALGSTYWVELARRWLSGAPALTSPRYTDQGKSNHGLASGQ, from the coding sequence ATGAAAGTCATACCCGAGATTCAAGCTGCTCAAGCAGAGATCAAGGCCCTGCGGCGCTGGTTCCACGCTCATCCGGAACTTGGTTTTGAGGAAACGGAAACCTCTGATCTCATTGCCAAGACGTTGGAAGGGTATGGAATCGAGGTGCACCGCGGCCTTGCCCGCACGGGTGTCGTTGGCGTGTTGCGCTCCGGCGGAGGAAACCGAGCGATCGGACTGCGTGCGGACATGGATGCCCTGCCAATGCAAGAGATGAACACGTTCGCGCACCGCTCGCAGTATCCCGGCAAGATGCATGCGTGCGGTCACGACGGGCACATGGCGATGCTACTTGGCGCAGCCCGCCATTTGGCGCGCACACGTGATTTCGACGGCACCGTCGTCTTCATCTTCTCCCCGGCCGAAGAAAATGGCTCGGGCGCGAAAGTGATGGTCGACGAAGGAATCTTTGAAAAGTTCCCGGTCGACGCAGTATTCGGCTTGCACAACTGGCCCGGAGTGCCCGCGAACAGTTTTGGCCTTCGGCCCGGCTCCATCCTTGCGGCGTGCGCTGACTTTGACATTCGGATCAAGGGTGTGGGGGCCCACGCGGTCTTGCCGCACAACGGCAAAGACCCAGTCTTGACGGCCGCGCACGTTGTTACGGCCCTACAAGGGATCATTACTCGTAGCAAGCGGCCGATCGATACCGCGGTGCTCACCGTCGCCAAATTCCACGGGGGCGAAGTGAGAAACAGTATCCCCGATGTTGTGGAGCTTGCCGGCACCGCTCGCGCCTTCAACGAGTCGACACTCGACCTGATTGTGTCCCGGATGCAGCGGATCGTTGAGAACACCGCCGCGGCGCATGATTGCCAAGCGAAGCTGACAGTCGCGCGCTATCCGGCTACGGTCAACAGCACCGAGGAAACGCACTTCGCCGCTGAGGTGATGAGATCGATCGTTGGCGGAGAGAAGGTCGACGCGGACATCGAACCAGTGATTGGCACCGAGGACTTCGCCTGGATGCTGCGGGCACGACCCGGCGCATACGCTTTGTTGGGTGCTGGAAATGGAGAGCACCGCGATCCAGGACACGGGTCAGGCCCCTGCGATCTCCACAACACGAGTTATGATTTTAATGACGACATACTCGCGCTGGGATCGACCTACTGGGTCGAGCTAGCGCGCCGGTGGCTTAGTGGCGCCCCAGCATTGACCTCGCCGCGGTATACAGACCAAGGCAAAAGCAATCACGGATTGGCGAGCGGCCAATGA
- a CDS encoding amino acid ABC transporter ATP-binding protein, with protein MAEDKIIEAKNVSKWYGTFRVLTDINLTVRKGERIVICGPSGSGKSTLIRCFNRLEAHQEGEIIVNGIRLHGKMRNVAEVRRNVGMVFQNFNLFPHMTVLMNCMVGPMWIRGVPEATARNTALRLLERVRIPEQANKYPAQLSGGQQQRVAIARSLCMEPAVMLFDEPTSSLDPEMVAEVLETMTGLARDGMTMVCVTHEMGFARAVADRVIFMDSGRIVEEGKPHDFFTNPQHERTKLFLSQILSH; from the coding sequence GTGGCCGAAGATAAAATTATCGAAGCGAAGAATGTCTCGAAGTGGTACGGCACCTTCAGGGTGCTGACGGACATCAATCTCACGGTCCGCAAGGGCGAACGCATCGTCATTTGCGGCCCCTCCGGATCGGGAAAATCGACCCTGATCCGCTGCTTCAATCGGCTCGAAGCGCACCAGGAGGGGGAGATCATCGTCAACGGGATCAGGCTGCATGGCAAGATGCGCAACGTGGCTGAAGTGCGCAGGAACGTCGGCATGGTGTTTCAGAACTTCAATCTCTTCCCGCACATGACCGTGCTGATGAATTGCATGGTTGGGCCGATGTGGATCAGGGGAGTGCCTGAGGCCACAGCAAGGAACACCGCACTGAGACTCCTCGAGCGCGTGCGCATTCCGGAACAGGCGAACAAATACCCGGCTCAACTCTCCGGAGGACAGCAGCAGCGCGTCGCAATCGCCCGTTCGCTCTGCATGGAGCCTGCAGTTATGCTGTTCGATGAACCGACCTCGTCACTCGATCCGGAAATGGTCGCTGAAGTGTTGGAAACGATGACCGGACTGGCGCGCGACGGCATGACCATGGTCTGCGTCACGCACGAAATGGGCTTTGCGCGTGCCGTTGCGGACCGGGTGATCTTCATGGACTCGGGTCGGATTGTCGAAGAAGGCAAACCTCACGACTTCTTCACCAATCCACAGCACGAAAGAACGAAGCTTTTCCTCAGCCAGATCTTGTCGCACTGA